One stretch of Scophthalmus maximus strain ysfricsl-2021 chromosome 12, ASM2237912v1, whole genome shotgun sequence DNA includes these proteins:
- the lta4h gene encoding leukotriene A-4 hydrolase, whose translation MSSDPCSFSSFTRFVTRHLNLTFDLDFDRHVIRGKVALTVEALEDRFSSLTLDSRDLTVVSVSANGQAARFSLGPKHSFKGSPLDITLPFDLSRGQHVIVEVTYETSPSASALQWLAPEQTAGKKQPYLFSQCQAHHCRSMIPCQDSPSVKHTYYAQVSVPKDLVAVMSAVRDGQEVDPQDNRRIIYRFRQTVPMPSYLIAIVVGALESRQIGPRSRVWSEKEFVDKSAFEFSETEAMLKTAEDLAGPYVWGQYDILVLPPSFPYGGMENPCLTFATPTLLAGDKSLSNVIAHEISHSWTGNLVTNKTWEHFWLNEGHTVYLERMIGRCMESEQFRQFKAIGGWKELQDSVNTFGADNPLTNLVPSLQDVDPDDAFSSVPYEKGFALLYHLEELMGGPEVFMGFVKSYIQLFAYSSVTTDEWKNHLFSYFKDKVDVLNKVDWNSWMFTPGMPPVKPQYDTTLSDACIALSQRWVKAKDQDLNCFKESDVKTLSSHQLIEFLSLLLQEDPLPLTHVKKMQELYDFNACINSEIRFRWLRLCVRCRWEEAVPMALKMATEQGRMKFTRPLFREVFNFDKFSDEAVQVFVSHRAAMHPVTSGLVGKDLKVDASKTSTNQK comes from the exons ATGTCTTCTGACCcgtgctccttctcctccttcaccagGTTTGTCACCAGACACCtgaacttgacctttgacctggacTTTGACAGACACGTCATCAGGGGCAAGGTGGCGCTGACCGTGGAGGCTCTGGAGGACCGGTTCTCTTCCCTG ACTTTGGACTCCAGAGATCTGACGGTCGTCTCTGTGTCGGCCAATGGGCAGGCGGCTCGCTTCAGTCTGGGCCCGAAACACAGCTTCAAGGGGTCACCACTGGACATCACTCTGCCCTTTGACCTCTCCAG AGGGCAGCATGTGATCGTGGAGGTGACCTATGAGACGTCTCCGTCTGCGTCGGCTCTGCAGTGGCTCGCGCCTGAACAGACGGCTGGGAAGAAACAACCGTACCTGTTCAGTCAGTGTCAG GCTCATCACTGCAGGAGTATGATCCCGTGTCAGGACAGTCCATCTGTCAAACACACCTACTATGCCCAG GTGTCTGTCCCTAAGGACCTGGTAGCTGTGATGAGTGCAGTGAGAGACGGACAGGAAGTAGATCCTCAGGACAACCGTCGCATCATTTACAGGTTCAGACAGACG GTGCCGATGCCGTCCTACCTGATCGCCATCGTGGTCGGCGCTCTGGAGAGCAG GCAGATTGGCCCCAGGTCCAGAGTTTGGTCCGAGAAAGAGTTTGTGGATAAATCAGCGTTTGAGTTTTCTGAG ACGGAGGCCATGTTGAAGACAGCCGAGGACTTGGCTGGACCCTATGTTTGGGGTCAGTACGACATCCTGGTTCTTCCGCCATCTTTCCCGTACGGCGGCATGGAGAACCCCTGCCTGACCTTCGCCACGCCCACACTGCTg gcaGGAGATAAATCTCTGTCTAAC GTGATCGCACATGAGATCTCCCACAGCTGGACTGGGAACCTGGTGACCAACAAGACCTGGGAACACttctg GTTGAACGAGGGTCACACAGTTTACCTGGAGAGGATGATTGGCAGGTGTATGGAGAGTGAACAGTTCAGACAGTTCAAAGCCATCGGAGGCtggaaggagctgcaggactct GTGAACACGTTCGGGGCCGACAACCCTCTGACCAACCTGGTTCCCAGTCTGCAGGACGTCGACCCTGACGACGCCTTCTCCTCTGTTCCCTACGAGAAAGGCTTCGCTCTGCTGTATCacctggaggagctgatggGAGGCCCAG aggTGTTCATGGGCTTCGTGAAGTCGTACATCCAGCTGTTTGCCTACAGCAGCGTCACCACGGACGAGTGGAAGAATCACCTGTTCAGCTACTTCAAAGACAAA gtgGACGTTCTGAACAAGGTGGACTGGAACTCCTGGATGTTCACGCCCGGGATGCCTCCTGTCAAACCTCA GTACGACACCACGCTGTCCGACGCCTGTATCGCTCTGAGCCAGAGGTGGGTCAAG GCCAAAGACCAGGACCTGAACTGCTTCAAAGAGAGCGACGTGAAGACACTGTCGTCCCACCAGCTGATCGAGTTCCTGTCTCTCCTGCTTCAGGAG gatCCTCTCCCTCTGACTCATGTGAAGAAGATGCAGGAGCTTTATGATTTCAACGCCTGTATCAACTCAGAGATCCGCTTCAG GTGGCTGAGGTTGTGTGTGCGGTGCCGCTGGGAGGAGGCGGTTCCCATGGCGCTGAAGATGGCGACAGAGCAGGGCCGGATGAAGTTCACCAGACCATTGTTCAG AGAAGTTTTTAACTTTGACAAGTTCAGCGACGAAGCGGTTCAAGTGTTCGTGAGTCACCGAGCTGCGATGCACCCGGTCACGTCCGGACTTGTCGGCAAAGACCTGAAGGTGGATGCAAGTAAAACCAGCACAAACCAGAAGTAA